From Caulobacter segnis, a single genomic window includes:
- the ispG gene encoding flavodoxin-dependent (E)-4-hydroxy-3-methylbut-2-enyl-diphosphate synthase — MAADHTHVRPWRMITRRQSRKIRVGNVEVGGDAPITVQSMTNTLTSDAAATLEQIRQLEEAGADIVRVSCPDVESTAAFKTIAREAKVPLVADIHFHYKRGIEAAQAGAACLRINPGNIGSPDRVRDVIQAARDHGCSMRIGVNAGSLERELLEKYGEPCPEAMVESALNHARILQDHDFHEFKISVKASDPFMTVAAYYQLAEAIDCPLHLGVTEAGATRTGTVKSSIGIGSMLWAGIGDTIRVSLAADPVEEIKVGFDILKSLGLRHRGVNIIACPSCARQGFNVIKTVEALEARLAHIAQPMSLSIIGCVVNGPGEALMTDIGFTGGGAGAGMVYMAGKPDHKQSNDGMIDHIVELVEKKAAELQAAKDTAEAAAKVAAE; from the coding sequence ATGGCCGCAGACCACACGCACGTCCGTCCCTGGCGCATGATCACGCGCCGGCAATCGCGCAAGATCCGCGTCGGCAATGTCGAGGTGGGCGGCGACGCGCCGATCACCGTCCAGTCGATGACCAACACCCTGACCAGCGACGCCGCCGCGACGCTGGAGCAGATCCGCCAGCTGGAGGAGGCCGGCGCCGACATCGTTCGCGTCAGCTGCCCGGACGTCGAGAGCACGGCCGCCTTCAAGACCATCGCCCGCGAGGCCAAGGTCCCGCTCGTGGCCGACATCCACTTCCACTACAAGCGCGGCATCGAGGCGGCCCAGGCGGGCGCGGCCTGCCTGCGGATCAATCCGGGCAATATCGGCAGCCCCGACCGCGTACGCGACGTGATCCAGGCCGCCCGCGACCACGGCTGCTCGATGCGCATCGGCGTCAACGCCGGCTCGCTGGAGCGCGAACTGCTGGAAAAGTACGGCGAGCCGTGCCCCGAGGCGATGGTCGAGAGCGCCCTGAACCACGCCCGCATCCTGCAGGACCACGACTTCCACGAGTTCAAGATCTCGGTGAAGGCGTCCGACCCGTTCATGACCGTGGCCGCCTACTACCAGCTGGCCGAGGCGATCGACTGCCCGCTGCACCTGGGCGTCACCGAGGCCGGGGCCACGCGCACCGGCACGGTGAAGAGCTCGATCGGCATCGGCTCGATGCTGTGGGCCGGCATCGGCGACACCATCCGGGTCAGCCTGGCCGCCGATCCCGTGGAAGAGATCAAGGTCGGCTTCGACATCCTGAAGTCGCTGGGCCTGCGCCACCGGGGCGTCAACATCATCGCCTGCCCGTCGTGCGCGCGGCAGGGCTTCAACGTCATCAAGACGGTCGAGGCCCTCGAGGCGCGGCTGGCCCATATCGCCCAGCCCATGTCGCTGTCGATTATCGGCTGCGTGGTCAATGGCCCCGGCGAGGCCCTGATGACCGACATCGGCTTCACCGGCGGCGGCGCGGGCGCGGGCATGGTCTACATGGCCGGCAAGCCCGACCACAAGCAATCCAACGACGGCATGATCGACCACATCGTCGAGCTGGTCGAGAAGAAGGCCGCCGAACTCCAGGCGGCGAAGGACACCGCCGAGGCTGCGGCGAAGGTCGCGGCGGAGTAG
- a CDS encoding helix-turn-helix domain-containing protein — translation MAKDTDGRRASSVDHHVGARVRMRRKLIGVSQEQLADALELTFQQVQKYERGENRISASKLYRIASLLGTDVSYFFDGLPDPAEPDGPGAQADRAVHTFLQTAEGLQLAELFPRIAPGRVRRQLVDLVRVMADEA, via the coding sequence ATGGCCAAGGACACCGACGGGCGGCGCGCGAGCTCGGTCGACCACCATGTGGGCGCCCGGGTGCGGATGCGGCGCAAGCTGATCGGCGTGAGCCAGGAACAGCTGGCCGACGCCCTGGAGCTGACCTTCCAGCAGGTCCAGAAGTACGAGCGCGGCGAGAACCGGATCAGCGCGTCCAAGCTCTACCGGATCGCGTCCCTGCTGGGGACCGACGTGAGCTACTTCTTCGACGGCCTGCCCGATCCGGCCGAGCCCGACGGTCCCGGCGCCCAGGCCGACCGCGCGGTGCACACCTTCCTGCAGACCGCCGAGGGCCTGCAACTGGCCGAGCTGTTCCCCCGCATCGCCCCCGGCCGGGTGCGCCGGCAACTGGTCGACCTGGTGCGGGTGATGGCGGACGAGGCTTAG
- a CDS encoding intradiol ring-cleavage dioxygenase: MTDLHRRGLLALGLATGAAAGAAAEASAAETRARQLNPGPTLTPAVTEGPYYLAGAPARGDIREGLPGLAVELRFHVFDETGAPLPLARVDVWHCDAQGRYSGFGDAPGREPPAALKAARFLRGVQPVDDGGVATFRTVYPGWYEGRTTHIHYKVWLDGRTLLTSQVFLPDALNEFLYLQAADYRRERARDTLNRNDGIARQGGEATFAAVAQGDDRFRVDFDVVVDRQARPRAEGGSPGGPPPGLSVDGLPPDFPGEGPGGGPGRRPSLTGEARVAALLPKAST; encoded by the coding sequence ATGACGGATCTCCATCGGCGCGGCCTGCTGGCCCTGGGTCTGGCGACGGGCGCGGCGGCCGGCGCGGCGGCCGAAGCTTCCGCGGCCGAGACGCGCGCGCGCCAGCTGAACCCCGGCCCGACCCTGACCCCCGCCGTGACGGAGGGGCCCTACTACCTGGCCGGCGCGCCGGCGCGGGGCGACATCCGCGAGGGCCTGCCGGGCCTGGCGGTCGAGCTGCGCTTTCACGTGTTCGACGAGACCGGCGCGCCGCTGCCTCTGGCGCGGGTCGACGTCTGGCACTGCGACGCCCAGGGGCGCTATTCCGGCTTCGGCGACGCGCCCGGCCGCGAGCCGCCCGCGGCGCTGAAGGCCGCCCGCTTCCTGCGCGGCGTCCAGCCGGTCGACGACGGCGGCGTGGCGACGTTCAGGACCGTCTACCCCGGCTGGTACGAGGGCCGCACGACCCACATCCACTACAAGGTCTGGCTGGACGGGCGGACGCTGCTGACCTCGCAGGTGTTCCTGCCCGACGCCCTCAACGAGTTCCTCTACCTGCAGGCCGCCGACTACAGGCGCGAGCGCGCGCGCGACACACTGAACCGCAACGACGGCATAGCCCGGCAAGGCGGCGAGGCGACCTTCGCCGCGGTGGCGCAGGGTGACGATCGGTTCCGCGTCGACTTCGACGTCGTGGTCGACCGCCAGGCTCGCCCGCGCGCCGAGGGCGGTTCCCCCGGCGGCCCTCCGCCCGGCCTCTCCGTCGACGGCCTGCCGCCCGACTTCCCCGGCGAGGGTCCCGGAGGCGGTCCCGGCCGTCGCCCGTCCTTGACCGGCGAGGCCCGTGTCGCGGCCCTCTTGCCCAAGGCCTCCACCTGA
- a CDS encoding pseudouridine synthase, producing the protein MAFTRTYDEGEPQRVNKWLAQSGVCSRREAEALIANGLVSIDGEVVEDVGRKILPGQTLVLADRATAQLDAAVTYMVHKPKGVVSAQPDPGQVPAARLLTRQNQWGVDKVAIPQSGDLLPPIGRLDKDSRGLLLLSADGVVAKAVIGPQSDLEKEYRVAVMGELTEEKIELLRFGLELDGRELRPAEVEVISDQRLRFVLREGRNRQIRRMCELVDLKVVDLFRVRIGPLDLGDMPEGRWRPLTSAERAALING; encoded by the coding sequence ATGGCCTTCACCCGGACCTATGACGAGGGCGAACCCCAGCGGGTCAACAAGTGGCTGGCTCAGAGCGGCGTCTGCTCGCGACGCGAGGCCGAAGCGCTGATCGCCAACGGCCTGGTCTCGATCGACGGCGAAGTGGTCGAGGACGTCGGCCGCAAGATCCTGCCGGGCCAGACCCTGGTCCTGGCCGACCGCGCCACGGCCCAGCTGGACGCGGCCGTGACCTACATGGTCCACAAGCCCAAGGGCGTGGTCTCGGCCCAGCCGGATCCCGGCCAAGTGCCGGCCGCGCGCCTGCTGACCCGCCAGAACCAGTGGGGCGTCGACAAGGTCGCCATCCCCCAGTCGGGCGACCTGCTGCCGCCGATCGGCCGGCTGGACAAGGACTCGCGCGGCCTCCTGCTGCTGTCCGCCGACGGCGTGGTGGCCAAGGCCGTGATCGGCCCGCAATCGGACCTCGAGAAGGAATACCGCGTCGCCGTCATGGGCGAACTGACCGAGGAAAAGATCGAGCTGCTGCGCTTCGGCCTGGAGCTGGACGGCCGCGAGCTGCGCCCCGCCGAGGTCGAGGTCATCTCCGACCAGCGCCTGCGCTTCGTGCTGCGCGAGGGCCGCAACCGCCAGATCCGCCGCATGTGCGAGCTGGTCGACCTCAAGGTCGTCGACCTGTTCCGCGTCCGCATCGGCCCGCTGGACCTGGGCGACATGCCCGAGGGCCGCTGGCGACCGCTGACCAGCGCCGAACGCGCGGCGCTGATCAACGGCTAG
- the prfA gene encoding peptide chain release factor 1: MRLPQARLDQVLDRFREVEARMGAATDGAEIVKLSKEHAELRPVAEAVERLAKLSAERAELDVMAADPEMADMVKDEIEALDEKLPVLERELALMLAPKDKDENASAILEVRAGTGGDEAALFAGDLFRMYQRYAQTQGWRVEIDSISEGEMGGYKEIVASITGDGVFGRLKFESGVHRVQRVPATEAQGRIHTSAATVAVLPEAEDVEIDIKESDLRIDTYRSSGAGGQHVNKTDSAVRITHLPTGVVVTSSEKSQHQNRARAMKNLKARLYDMQREALDSARSEARKSQVGSGDRSERIRTYNFPQGRVTDHRINLTLYNLSRIIEGDALDDVINPLIAEDQAERLASLEESFG; encoded by the coding sequence TTGCGACTGCCCCAGGCCCGCCTCGACCAGGTTCTCGACCGCTTCCGCGAAGTGGAGGCGCGCATGGGCGCGGCCACCGACGGCGCCGAGATCGTCAAGCTCTCCAAGGAACACGCCGAGCTGCGCCCGGTCGCCGAGGCCGTCGAGCGCCTGGCCAAGCTGAGCGCCGAGCGCGCCGAGCTGGACGTCATGGCCGCCGATCCCGAGATGGCCGACATGGTCAAGGACGAGATCGAGGCCCTGGACGAGAAGCTGCCGGTCCTGGAGCGCGAGCTGGCCCTGATGCTGGCGCCCAAGGACAAGGACGAGAACGCCTCGGCCATCCTGGAAGTGCGGGCCGGCACCGGTGGCGACGAGGCGGCCCTGTTCGCCGGCGACCTGTTCCGCATGTACCAGCGCTACGCCCAGACCCAGGGCTGGCGCGTCGAGATCGACAGCATCTCGGAAGGCGAGATGGGCGGCTACAAGGAAATCGTCGCCTCGATCACCGGCGACGGCGTGTTCGGCCGGCTGAAGTTCGAAAGCGGCGTGCACCGCGTGCAGCGCGTGCCGGCCACCGAAGCGCAGGGCCGCATCCACACCTCGGCCGCCACCGTCGCGGTGCTGCCGGAAGCCGAGGACGTCGAGATCGACATCAAGGAAAGCGACCTGCGGATCGACACCTATCGCTCATCGGGCGCGGGCGGTCAGCACGTCAACAAGACCGACTCCGCCGTACGCATCACCCACTTGCCGACCGGCGTGGTGGTGACCAGCTCGGAAAAGTCGCAGCACCAGAACCGCGCCCGGGCCATGAAGAACCTGAAGGCGCGCCTCTACGACATGCAGCGCGAGGCCCTGGACAGCGCCCGCTCCGAGGCCCGCAAGAGCCAGGTCGGCAGCGGCGATCGCTCGGAACGCATCCGCACCTACAACTTCCCGCAGGGCCGGGTGACCGACCACCGGATCAACCTGACCCTCTACAACCTGTCGCGGATCATCGAGGGCGACGCCCTGGACGACGTGATCAACCCGCTGATCGCCGAGGACCAGGCCGAACGCCTGGCCAGCCTCGAGGAAAGCTTCGGCTGA
- a CDS encoding putative bifunctional diguanylate cyclase/phosphodiesterase, producing the protein MKRIETRLSAPLAGMAMLTVGLLVVVLAMSAARVDRDALEHEQALVARGMQAKVADIERTIWSEVGWDEAVEHLDNRYDPQWAHENIGTYLVGQAGFDQIIVLDHASRPVFNERLGQPTSSAWYDHNAATLAPILDRLRQREAATPRPTGPRPDGDMVSRPIQVSAIERLDGDAYLVTASLVQSDFGKALVRHARAPVVLTALKLDAAFLDGFASRFLLPGVHLHASDATAERDDAHLPLTNLKGQVVATLDWQPPHPGQRLLRKAVLPILLVVGGLGVAVIVFARRSRKIAEGLVASEARAKHMALHDALTGLPNRVLFEERLRQAIDGLPRRRQAMAVLAIDLDRFKAVNDTHGHAAGDELIQAMAKRLQALCRAGETVARLGGDEFAVVAVDLEPNGAAALAERLVQAMSAPVELSCGAVFVGGSVGVALIDRAEGHVGAVEAARRADVAMYRAKDEGRGRYCFFEAEMDAALKARRGLEADLRAALGDGGVWLAYQPQVNATGRVVGVEALARWTHPVKGPISPSAFVPLAEDCGLIDELGRLVMRRAFTDSRRWKGLKVAVNVSALQMRQADFPDQVAALLAETGARAKGIELEITEGALLGDDETTHRAIARLRAMGFSLALDDFGTGYSSLSYLRRYPIDKIKIDRSFITPLGEDEEAGAVVAAIVRLAKALSLSVIAEGVETNRQRQQLREIGCAQAQGFLFSPPTPADRIDALVAEGGRIRVGAEA; encoded by the coding sequence ATGAAGCGCATCGAGACCCGTCTGTCGGCGCCCCTGGCGGGGATGGCCATGCTGACCGTCGGCCTGCTGGTCGTGGTGCTGGCCATGTCCGCCGCCCGCGTCGACCGCGACGCCCTGGAGCACGAGCAGGCCCTGGTCGCGCGCGGCATGCAGGCCAAGGTCGCCGACATCGAGCGGACGATCTGGTCAGAGGTCGGCTGGGACGAGGCCGTCGAGCATCTGGACAACCGTTACGACCCGCAGTGGGCGCACGAGAACATCGGCACCTACCTGGTGGGGCAGGCCGGGTTCGACCAGATCATCGTGCTGGATCACGCCAGCCGGCCGGTGTTCAACGAGCGCCTGGGCCAGCCGACGTCCAGCGCCTGGTACGACCACAACGCCGCGACCCTGGCGCCGATCCTGGACCGGCTGCGCCAGCGCGAGGCCGCCACGCCGCGCCCGACCGGGCCGCGCCCGGACGGCGACATGGTCTCGCGACCCATCCAGGTCAGCGCGATCGAGCGCCTGGACGGCGACGCCTACCTGGTCACCGCCAGCCTGGTGCAGTCCGACTTCGGCAAGGCCCTGGTCCGCCACGCGCGCGCCCCGGTGGTGCTGACGGCGCTGAAGCTGGACGCGGCGTTCCTGGACGGCTTCGCCAGCCGCTTCCTGCTGCCCGGCGTCCACCTGCATGCGAGCGACGCCACCGCCGAGCGCGACGACGCCCACCTGCCCCTGACGAACCTGAAGGGCCAGGTCGTGGCCACCCTGGACTGGCAGCCGCCGCATCCGGGCCAGCGCCTGCTGCGCAAGGCCGTGCTGCCGATCCTGCTGGTGGTCGGCGGCCTGGGCGTGGCGGTGATCGTCTTCGCCCGCCGCAGCCGCAAGATCGCCGAGGGCCTGGTCGCCAGCGAGGCGCGGGCCAAGCACATGGCGCTGCACGACGCCCTGACCGGCCTGCCCAATCGGGTGCTGTTCGAGGAGCGCCTGCGCCAGGCGATCGACGGCCTGCCACGTCGCCGCCAGGCCATGGCGGTGCTGGCCATCGACCTCGACCGCTTCAAGGCGGTCAACGACACCCACGGCCACGCGGCCGGGGACGAGCTGATCCAGGCGATGGCCAAGCGGCTGCAGGCCCTGTGCCGGGCCGGCGAGACCGTGGCGCGGCTGGGCGGCGACGAGTTCGCCGTCGTCGCCGTCGACCTCGAGCCGAACGGCGCGGCCGCCCTCGCCGAGCGGCTGGTCCAGGCCATGAGCGCGCCCGTAGAGCTGTCGTGCGGGGCGGTGTTCGTCGGTGGCTCGGTCGGCGTGGCCCTGATCGACCGCGCCGAAGGCCATGTCGGCGCCGTCGAGGCCGCCCGCCGCGCCGACGTGGCCATGTACCGCGCCAAGGACGAGGGCCGCGGCCGCTACTGCTTCTTCGAGGCCGAGATGGACGCGGCGCTGAAGGCCCGGCGCGGGTTGGAGGCCGACCTGCGCGCCGCCCTCGGCGACGGCGGCGTCTGGCTGGCCTACCAGCCGCAGGTCAACGCGACCGGCCGGGTGGTCGGGGTCGAGGCTCTGGCCCGCTGGACCCACCCGGTGAAGGGCCCGATCTCGCCCTCGGCCTTCGTGCCCCTGGCCGAGGACTGCGGCCTGATCGACGAGCTGGGCCGCCTGGTCATGCGCCGCGCCTTCACCGACAGCCGCCGCTGGAAGGGGCTGAAGGTCGCCGTCAATGTCTCGGCCCTGCAGATGCGGCAGGCCGATTTTCCCGACCAGGTCGCGGCGCTGCTGGCCGAGACGGGCGCTCGGGCCAAGGGCATCGAGCTGGAGATCACCGAAGGCGCCCTGCTGGGCGACGACGAGACCACGCACCGGGCGATCGCCCGCCTGCGGGCCATGGGCTTCTCGCTGGCCCTGGACGACTTCGGCACCGGTTACAGCTCGCTGAGCTATCTGCGGCGCTATCCGATCGACAAGATCAAGATCGACCGCAGCTTCATCACCCCGCTGGGCGAGGACGAGGAGGCCGGGGCGGTGGTCGCGGCCATCGTGCGCCTGGCCAAGGCGTTGAGCCTGTCGGTGATCGCCGAGGGCGTCGAGACCAACCGGCAACGCCAGCAGCTGCGCGAGATCGGCTGCGCCCAGGCCCAGGGCTTCCTGTTCAGCCCGCCGACCCCGGCCGACCGCATCGACGCCCTGGTCGCCGAGGGCGGCCGCATCAGGGTGGGGGCGGAGGCCTGA
- a CDS encoding DUF1993 domain-containing protein produces MSVSIQQVAVTSIARGLKTLSALLDKAKAHAEASGASPDAYVAARLFEDMLPLSGQIQRASDTAKGAIARLAAVDAPSYADDETTFAQLQARIAKTLAYVESVPASAFEGAETREVTVPAGPSITLGFTGLDYLLEFVIPNFQFHVVTAYDILRNQGVPLGKRDFLGIGPERVKTAA; encoded by the coding sequence ATGTCCGTCTCCATCCAGCAGGTCGCCGTGACCTCGATCGCGCGCGGCCTCAAGACGCTGTCGGCCCTGCTCGACAAGGCCAAGGCCCATGCCGAGGCCTCGGGCGCCAGCCCGGACGCCTATGTCGCCGCCCGCCTGTTCGAGGACATGCTGCCGCTGAGCGGCCAGATCCAGCGCGCCTCCGACACCGCCAAGGGCGCGATCGCCCGCCTGGCCGCCGTCGACGCGCCCAGCTACGCCGACGACGAGACCACCTTCGCCCAGCTGCAGGCGCGCATCGCCAAGACCCTGGCCTATGTCGAGAGCGTCCCGGCTTCGGCCTTCGAGGGCGCCGAGACCCGCGAGGTCACGGTCCCGGCCGGGCCGTCGATCACCCTGGGCTTCACGGGCCTGGACTATCTGCTGGAGTTCGTGATCCCGAACTTCCAGTTCCACGTCGTCACCGCCTACGACATCCTGCGCAACCAGGGCGTCCCGTTGGGCAAGCGCGACTTCCTGGGCATCGGCCCGGAACGCGTGAAGACGGCGGCTTAG
- a CDS encoding serine aminopeptidase domain-containing protein: MTDFFPHRRGLLAGALALAATPALVAPTLARAETTTTTTIKVADRDVELTIVRPDAPKGVVVFSHGAGAWPAGYAALLDLWAKAGFLVVAPLHVDSQKHPKRADYTLQTAFPARLADLAAATAYAAQAAPGLPVAAAGHSYGSLMSLIRGGALTGMVPAQDPNVKAVLCFSSAGVIRGLITPTAYQGVKVPMLMVTGDKDVMPGVFDDWHEHLYPFETSPAGDKYAWIGKGVDHGLAHHADAPGFAEASALSVIFLKAQVLGDAAARAALAGQGSTDAAEFRWR, from the coding sequence GTGACCGATTTCTTCCCGCACCGCCGTGGCCTGCTGGCCGGGGCCTTGGCGCTGGCCGCGACGCCCGCGCTCGTCGCACCGACCCTGGCCCGCGCCGAGACGACGACCACCACGACGATCAAGGTCGCCGACCGCGACGTCGAGCTGACCATCGTCCGACCGGACGCGCCCAAGGGCGTGGTGGTGTTCTCGCATGGGGCCGGCGCCTGGCCGGCGGGTTACGCCGCCCTGCTGGACCTATGGGCCAAGGCCGGCTTCCTGGTCGTCGCGCCGCTGCACGTCGATTCCCAGAAGCATCCCAAGCGCGCCGACTACACCCTGCAGACCGCGTTTCCGGCCCGGCTGGCCGACCTGGCCGCCGCGACCGCCTACGCCGCCCAGGCCGCGCCGGGCCTGCCGGTCGCGGCGGCCGGCCACTCGTACGGCTCGCTGATGTCGTTGATCCGCGGCGGGGCGCTGACGGGCATGGTCCCGGCCCAGGACCCCAACGTGAAGGCCGTGCTGTGCTTCTCCAGCGCCGGCGTCATCCGGGGCCTGATCACCCCGACCGCCTATCAGGGCGTCAAGGTCCCGATGCTGATGGTCACCGGCGACAAGGACGTCATGCCCGGCGTGTTCGACGACTGGCATGAGCATCTCTATCCGTTCGAGACCAGCCCGGCCGGCGACAAGTACGCCTGGATCGGCAAGGGCGTCGACCACGGCCTGGCCCACCACGCCGACGCCCCGGGCTTCGCCGAAGCCTCGGCGCTGAGCGTGATCTTCCTGAAGGCGCAGGTGCTGGGCGATGCGGCGGCCAGGGCGGCGCTGGCCGGCCAGGGGTCGACGGACGCGGCGGAGTTCAGGTGGCGGTAG
- a CDS encoding LysE family translocator has translation MTPELLLAYVLFCFATAGTPGPNNMMLLASGANFGFRRTVLHILGISCGLGFMVLAMGLGLGGVFRAYPVLHEILRWVGAAYMLWLAWKIGTSGSVNDKALGKPMTFLQAAAFQWVNPKAWAMALGAVTTYAPEGSGWTIVPLLAGTFMLIGAPCSAAWAGFGQGLRPFLDRPAVLRTFNVTMAVLLVVSLYPLVVDHKAGAAAKPAPREVAIEAPPLPVMRSHG, from the coding sequence ATGACCCCGGAATTGCTACTGGCTTATGTCCTGTTCTGTTTCGCCACGGCCGGCACGCCGGGCCCGAACAACATGATGTTGCTGGCCTCCGGGGCGAACTTCGGCTTCCGCCGCACGGTGCTGCACATCCTGGGGATCAGCTGCGGCCTGGGCTTCATGGTGCTGGCCATGGGGCTGGGCCTGGGCGGCGTCTTCCGCGCCTATCCGGTGCTACACGAGATCCTGCGCTGGGTCGGGGCGGCCTACATGCTGTGGCTAGCCTGGAAGATCGGGACGTCCGGATCCGTCAACGACAAGGCCCTGGGCAAGCCGATGACCTTCCTGCAGGCGGCGGCGTTCCAGTGGGTCAATCCCAAGGCCTGGGCCATGGCCCTGGGCGCGGTGACCACCTACGCGCCCGAGGGCTCGGGCTGGACCATCGTGCCGCTGCTGGCCGGGACCTTCATGCTGATCGGCGCGCCGTGCAGCGCCGCCTGGGCCGGGTTCGGCCAGGGCCTGCGGCCGTTCCTGGATCGCCCGGCCGTGCTGCGGACCTTCAATGTCACCATGGCCGTGCTGCTGGTGGTCTCGCTGTACCCGCTGGTCGTCGACCACAAGGCCGGCGCGGCGGCCAAGCCGGCGCCGCGCGAGGTGGCGATCGAGGCCCCGCCCCTGCCGGTGATGCGCTCGCACGGCTAG
- a CDS encoding aminotransferase-like domain-containing protein, with product MRVPPTWTPVIPDGDAPLYERLVSVLRADIGSGVLTAGVRLPPQRDLAYRLGVGLGTVTRAYVEAEKAGLVSAHVGRGSFVNAPTAHRAFERDGPINLAQNIALSSPAGTRIAEALARVRRRPDLLEHLAYAPPMGHEAQRRAGAAWLARTSSYESVDWRRLICCGGAQQGLALTLGALLRPGEVLLTEALAYHGLKSLALHSGWRVRGLPMDAEGLRPDALEEAILATGARVLAVLPTLQNPTGRIMSRSRRDAIVAIARKHDLILVEDDIYGAYAQDAPPPFAMLAPQRTFYVSGVSKTLAPGLRAGFIVAPAAEQFERLLDAVRVMTYAPPAFGGLIATQWIEDGTADTILAEVRDEAAARLVMARQLLGAAIETPARTWRRTSGCR from the coding sequence ATGCGCGTGCCACCGACCTGGACGCCCGTCATCCCCGACGGTGACGCCCCGCTGTACGAGCGACTGGTGTCGGTGCTGCGGGCCGATATCGGCTCAGGGGTGCTGACCGCCGGTGTGCGCCTGCCGCCGCAGCGCGACCTGGCCTATCGCCTGGGCGTGGGGCTGGGCACGGTGACGCGAGCCTATGTCGAGGCCGAGAAGGCCGGGTTGGTCAGCGCCCATGTCGGCCGGGGCAGCTTCGTCAACGCCCCCACCGCCCACCGGGCCTTCGAGCGCGACGGGCCGATCAACCTGGCCCAGAACATCGCTCTGTCGTCGCCCGCCGGGACGCGCATCGCCGAGGCCCTGGCGCGGGTGCGCCGCCGGCCCGACCTCCTCGAGCACCTGGCCTATGCGCCGCCGATGGGCCACGAGGCGCAGCGGCGGGCCGGGGCGGCGTGGCTGGCGCGGACCAGCAGCTATGAGAGCGTCGACTGGCGGCGGCTGATCTGCTGCGGCGGGGCCCAGCAAGGCCTGGCCCTGACCCTGGGCGCCCTGCTGCGGCCGGGCGAGGTGCTGCTGACCGAGGCCCTGGCCTATCACGGCCTGAAGTCCCTGGCCCTGCACAGCGGCTGGCGCGTCCGGGGCCTGCCGATGGACGCCGAGGGCCTGCGCCCCGACGCCCTGGAAGAGGCGATCCTGGCCACCGGCGCGCGGGTGCTGGCGGTGCTGCCGACCCTGCAGAACCCCACCGGCCGGATCATGAGCCGCTCGCGCCGCGACGCCATCGTGGCCATCGCCCGCAAGCACGACCTGATCCTGGTCGAGGACGACATCTACGGCGCCTACGCCCAGGACGCGCCGCCGCCGTTCGCCATGCTGGCCCCCCAGCGGACCTTCTACGTCTCGGGCGTGTCCAAGACCCTGGCGCCGGGCCTGCGCGCCGGCTTCATCGTCGCGCCCGCCGCGGAACAGTTCGAGCGGCTGCTGGACGCGGTGCGGGTGATGACCTACGCGCCGCCGGCCTTCGGCGGGCTGATCGCCACCCAGTGGATCGAGGACGGCACCGCCGACACCATCCTGGCCGAGGTGCGCGACGAGGCGGCCGCCCGTCTGGTGATGGCCCGCCAGCTCCTGGGCGCGGCGATCGAGACCCCCGCTCGGACCTGGCGCCGCACGTCTGGCTGCCGATGA
- a CDS encoding DUF3108 domain-containing protein, giving the protein MSLTLRAAFGVAIALSVAQVAQAAVTPVPVGQPLARFDKVKPAVHRYLRYKQVGDTIQPLDVWTREIRIEPDKAGVRRLHIVQHWDGATPGAVKTLDSWFELGTFRPYSHVRTTTRDGQTKVEGFDFRPDRVVGLQDLPGNTQAAYDVAAPEPTFNFETDTEFLQALPLAKGYEARIVFHHPGGGPPAPYVFKVTGSEVLTSSAGGKVDCWVMTTDYNHPEWKPATFWLAKDSQVVVKVVSPAPDGSTWVKTLLW; this is encoded by the coding sequence ATGTCGCTCACCCTTCGCGCGGCCTTCGGCGTCGCGATCGCCCTCTCCGTCGCCCAAGTCGCCCAAGCCGCCGTGACCCCCGTGCCGGTGGGCCAGCCGCTGGCGCGGTTCGACAAGGTCAAGCCCGCCGTCCACCGCTACCTGCGCTACAAGCAGGTCGGCGACACGATCCAGCCGCTGGACGTCTGGACACGCGAGATCCGCATCGAGCCCGACAAGGCCGGCGTCAGGCGGCTGCACATCGTCCAGCACTGGGACGGCGCGACGCCGGGCGCGGTCAAGACCCTGGACAGCTGGTTCGAGCTAGGCACCTTCCGCCCCTATAGCCACGTCCGCACCACCACCCGCGACGGCCAGACCAAGGTCGAGGGGTTCGACTTCCGCCCCGACCGGGTCGTGGGCCTGCAGGACCTGCCCGGCAACACCCAGGCCGCCTATGACGTCGCCGCGCCCGAGCCGACCTTCAACTTCGAAACCGACACCGAATTCCTGCAGGCCCTGCCGCTGGCCAAGGGCTATGAGGCGCGGATCGTCTTCCACCATCCGGGCGGCGGCCCGCCCGCGCCCTATGTGTTCAAGGTGACGGGCTCGGAAGTCCTGACCAGCTCGGCCGGCGGCAAGGTCGACTGCTGGGTGATGACCACCGACTACAATCACCCCGAATGGAAGCCGGCGACCTTCTGGCTGGCCAAGGACAGCCAGGTGGTGGTCAAGGTCGTCTCGCCCGCCCCGGACGGGTCGACCTGGGTCAAGACGCTGCTGTGGTAG